One Deltaproteobacteria bacterium genomic window carries:
- a CDS encoding M20/M25/M40 family metallo-hydrolase, whose translation MAIQTFIHDTWRTSIVPALREYIAIPNESPAFDPRWQEHGHMERAVELFANWAKDQNVPGMELHVARTEGRTPLLFMEIPGSGRGTVLLYGHLDKQPPLSGWRPGLGPWTPVLEDGKLYGRGGADDGYGMFAALTAIRALQLESIPCARCVILIEACEESGSFDLPHYVDALADRIGTPELVVCLDSGCGDYERLWVTTSLRGVINATLSVSTLTEGVHSGAASGIVPSSFRILRRLLSRLEDESTGRVLPPGLHVDIPPDRLEQAKAAARVLGTAVYGEYPFQPGTAPTDGDPTELLLNRTWRPQLEIIGAAGLPGLDQAGNVLRPETGVKLSLRLPPTADPDAAVACLKDVLTQDRPYGAKVTFEPGMGAGGWNAPAFEPWLDASMARASREFFGKDACAMGEGGTIPFMGMLAEKFPKAQFMITGVLGPRSNAHGPNEFLHIDTAMNLTGCVARVLEDHCRTVNHTA comes from the coding sequence ATGGCGATTCAAACATTCATACACGACACTTGGCGAACCAGCATCGTCCCCGCGCTGCGGGAATACATCGCCATCCCCAACGAGTCTCCGGCTTTCGATCCGCGGTGGCAGGAGCACGGGCACATGGAGCGGGCCGTGGAGTTGTTCGCGAATTGGGCCAAGGATCAGAACGTTCCGGGCATGGAACTTCACGTGGCCCGCACCGAAGGCCGGACGCCGCTGCTGTTCATGGAAATTCCCGGATCGGGGCGGGGCACGGTGCTGCTCTACGGCCACCTCGACAAGCAGCCTCCCTTATCGGGATGGCGGCCGGGGCTGGGGCCGTGGACGCCGGTGCTGGAGGACGGCAAGCTCTACGGCCGCGGCGGAGCGGACGACGGTTACGGGATGTTCGCCGCCCTGACGGCCATCAGGGCGCTGCAACTCGAATCCATTCCGTGCGCGCGCTGCGTCATCCTCATCGAGGCGTGCGAGGAGAGCGGCAGCTTCGACCTTCCCCACTATGTGGATGCGCTGGCGGACCGGATCGGCACGCCCGAACTCGTCGTGTGCCTGGACTCCGGATGCGGCGACTACGAACGCTTGTGGGTCACCACGTCCTTGCGCGGCGTGATCAACGCCACGCTCTCGGTATCGACCTTGACCGAAGGGGTTCATTCCGGTGCGGCCAGCGGCATCGTGCCGTCGAGCTTCCGTATCCTCCGGCGCCTGTTGAGCCGCCTGGAGGACGAGAGCACGGGCCGGGTTCTGCCGCCCGGCCTGCACGTGGACATCCCGCCCGACCGGCTCGAACAGGCCAAGGCCGCGGCGCGGGTGCTGGGCACGGCGGTGTATGGAGAATATCCCTTTCAGCCCGGAACCGCGCCGACGGACGGCGATCCCACGGAACTGCTGCTGAACCGCACCTGGCGGCCCCAGCTCGAAATCATCGGCGCCGCGGGGCTACCCGGGCTGGATCAGGCCGGCAACGTCCTGCGGCCGGAAACCGGCGTCAAGCTTTCCTTGCGCCTCCCGCCTACCGCCGATCCCGACGCCGCGGTTGCCTGTCTCAAGGATGTACTGACACAGGATCGGCCCTACGGGGCTAAGGTCACCTTCGAACCGGGAATGGGCGCCGGCGGCTGGAACGCACCCGCGTTCGAGCCGTGGCTCGATGCGTCCATGGCCCGGGCATCGCGAGAATTCTTCGGCAAGGACGCCTGCGCCATGGGCGAAGGCGGCACCATCCCCTTCATGGGCATGCTGGCCGAGAAGTTCCCAAAGGCCCAGTTCATGATCACCGGGGTGTTGGGCCCCAGGTCCAACGCCCACGGACCCAACGAGTTCCTGCACATCGACACGGCCATGAACCTCACGGGCTGCGTGGCGCGGGTGCTGGAGGACCATTGCAGGACGGTTAACCACACCGCCTGA